One Dromiciops gliroides isolate mDroGli1 chromosome 3, mDroGli1.pri, whole genome shotgun sequence DNA segment encodes these proteins:
- the SEPTIN2 gene encoding septin-2, with translation MSKQQPAQFTNPETPGYVGFANLPNQVHRKSVKKGFEFTLMVVGESGLGKSTLINSLFLTDLYPERVIPGAAEKIERTVQIEASTVEIEERGVKLRLTVVDTPGYGDAINCRDCFKTIISYIDEQFERYLHDESGLNRRHIIDNRVHCCFYFISPFGHGLKPLDVEFMKAIHNKVNIVPVIAKADTLTLKERERLKKRVLDEIEEHGIKIYHLPDAESDEDEDFKEQTRLLKASIPFSVVGSNQLIEAKGKKVRGRLYPWGVVEVENPEHNDFLKLRTMLITHMQDLQEVTQDLHYENFRSERLKRGGRKVENEEVNRDQILLEKEAELRRMQEMIARMQAQMQMQMQGGDGDIVVHGHQA, from the exons ATGTCTAAG CAACAGCCTGCTCAGTTTACAAATCCAGAAACTCCGGGCTATGTTGGGTTTGCAAATCTGCCAAATCAAGTCCACCGAAAGTCTGTGAAGAAGGGTTTTGAATTCACACTCATGGTGGTTG GGGAATCAGGATTGGGGAAGTCGACGCTCATCAATAGCCTGTTCTTGACTGACTTGTACCCGGAAAGGGTCATTCCTGGGGCAGCAG agaaaatagaaagaacgGTGCAGATTGAGGCCTCCACAGTGGAGATTGAGGAGAGAGGGGTCAAGCTCCGTCTTACTGTTGTTGACACACCAGGCTACGGGGATGCAATTAACTGCCGTGACTG TTTCAAGACTATCATCTCCTACATCGACGAGCAGTTTGAGCGGTATCTGCATGATGAGAGTGGCCTGAACCGCCGGCACATCATAGATAACCGAGTGCACTGCTGCTTCTACTTCATCTCACCCTTTGGACATGG ACTTAAACCGTTAGATGTGGAGTTCATGAAAGCTATCCACAATAAGGTGAACATCGTGCCGGTGATTGCCAAAGCTGATACTCTGACCCTGAAGGAGCGGGAACGCCTGAAGAAGAGA GTCCTGGACGAAATCGAGGAGCACGGCATCAAGATTTATCATTTACCCGATGCGGAGTCGGATGAGGATGAAGATTTTAAAGAACAAACTAGACTCCTGAAG GCTAGCATTCCATTTTCAGTAGTAGGATCCAATCAGTTGATTGAAGCCAAAGGCAAAAAGGTTAGAGGTCGTCTCTACCCTTGGGGAGTTGTGGAAGTGGAGAATCCAGAACATAATGACTTTCTCAAACTGAGAACGATGCTGAT CACACACATGCAGGATCTCCAGGAAGTCACCCAGGACCTTCACTATGAGAACTTCCGCTCTGAAAGACTGAAGAGAGGCGGCAG GAAAGTGGAAAACGAGGAAGTGAATAGAGACCAGATCCtgctggaaaaggaagcagaa CTTCGTCGTATGCAAGAGATGATTGCAAGGATGCAGGCTCAGATGCAGATGCAGATGCAAGGAGGAGATGGGGATATTGTCGTGCATGGGCACCAGGCTTAA